A portion of the Glandiceps talaboti chromosome 13, keGlaTala1.1, whole genome shotgun sequence genome contains these proteins:
- the LOC144444349 gene encoding UDP-glucuronosyltransferase 2B15-like, which yields MASTLCAVSLSLIFGFSVTIASCSKILNVPLESVPGSVFSFSSKISQDLAEKGHDVTLLVSSTYHSDILKSTNVSGFDVEMFQSNIDEYTEHMQNLALRGKFGWYDMFQILYLLSWDCDEMFADDAVLQRLKDSNFDLVVSHAGTPCPALLAHYLDRPFVLVSGFRVIPEFDAFMYNIPNNVAYVPCIGTGLIDKMSFFDRVYNSVYFVMKYISYNMLLAAYGQVKYKHNIKPDLSIRDVFVDAELFLFNTDMTLHTPRPFMPSVISLGGGYQTKPVKPLQTELEDFVQSSGEDGIVIFSLGSYIVIDDEDQFRKFAMGLNKLPQKIVARYGGDKPPGYLDMNKFKLMEWIPQNDLLGHPKTKAFVYHGGLNGLYEAINYAVPVVGIPLFADQYDNVKVITDKGIGLALDIKTMTSEDLCNAVTTAINEPRFKENAVRLSAIHRDQPMSPKDTMVYWIEYAIKHGGKHLQSQAVNLNFFQYHLIDVYVFIIFVVVVAAFIISVTCSFIGTRFCKRLKEKVN from the exons ATGGCGTCTACACTGTGTGCCGTGAGTCTGTCTCTGATTTTTGGATTTTCGGTCACTATAGCATCTTGTAGCAAAATATTGAATGTGCCACTTGAAAGTGTACCTGGGAGCGTATTTTCATTCAGCAGTAAAATATCACAGGATCTGGCAGAGAAAGGACATGACGTAACGTTACTAGTATCGAGTACCTACCATTCTGATATTCTTAAGTCCACCAACGTTTCGGGGTTTGATGTGGAAATGTTTCAAAGCAATATAGACGAATATACTGAACATATGCAAAACTTGGCGCTGCGTGGTAAATTTGGATGGTATGACATGTTTCAAATCCTGTACCTCTTAAGTTGGGATTGTGATGAGATGTTTGCCGATGACGCTGTACTGCAACGACTAAAGGACTCGAACTTTGACCTTGTTGTTTCACATGCAGGTACACCGTGCCCAGCTCTCCTCGCCCATTACCTTGACAGACCTTTTGTTCTGGTGTCTGGATTCCGTGTTATTCCTGAATTTGATGCCTTTATGTACAACATCCCAAATAATGTGGCATATGTACCATGTATAGGAACAGGTCTAATAGACAAGATGTCATTCTTTGATAGAGTATACAACTCAGTATACTTCGTaatgaaatacatttcatacaaCATGTTACTGGCCGCTTACGGACAAGTAAAGTATAAACATAACATCAAGCCAGATTTAAGTATTCGTGATGTATTTGTCGACGCAGAACTGTTCCTGTTTAACACCGACATGACATTACATACCCCAAGACCCTTTATGCCCAGTGTTATATCCTTAGGAGGAGGTTACCAGACGAAACCTGTAAAACCATTACAAACG GAACTTGAAGATTTTGTTCAATCGTCTGGAGAAGACGGTATTGTCATATTTTCACTTGGGTCGTACATTGTGATTGATGATGAAGATCAGTTCAGGAAATTCGCCATGGGTTTGAATAAACTTCCTCAAAAGATAGTTGCTAGATATGGTGGTGATAAGCCACCTGGATATTTGGACATGAACAAGTTCAAATTGATGGAATGGATACCACAGAATGATTTACTTG GACATCCCAAAACTAAGGCATTTGTGTACCATGGTGGTCTGAATGGCCTCTACGAAGCAATCAACTATGCAGTACCCGTTGTTGGAATCCCACTATTTGCAGACCAGTATGACAATGTCAAAGTAATCACCGATAAAGGAATAGGATTAGCACTTGATATAAAAACGATGACATCAGAAGACCTTTGCAATGCAGTTACCACAGCAATAAATGAACCCAG ATTCAAAGAGAATGCTGTTCGTCTATCTGCTATTCACAGAGATCAACCTATGTCTCCTAAAGATACTATGGTTTATTGGATTGAATACGCTATCAAGCATGGGGGTAAACATCTCCAGTCTCAGGCTGTTAATTTAAACTTCTTCCAGTACCATTTGATtgatgtttatgtttttattatcTTTGTTGTCGTAGTAGCTGCCTTTATAATCAGTGTGACTTGTTCGTTTATCGGTACCAGGTTTTGCAAAAGGTTAAAAGAAAAGGTAAActaa
- the LOC144444348 gene encoding UDP-glucuronosyltransferase 2B15-like: MASTLCAVSLSLIFGFSVTIASCSKILNVPLESAPGSIFSFSSKISQDLAEKGHDVTLLVSSTYHSDILKSTNVSGFDLEIYQSNMDKLTEYTPNLALSDTFGWYNLMFKILYLLSWDCDEMFADNAVLKRLKDSNFDLVVSHAGTPCQALLAHYLDKPFVLVSGVRVIPEFDAFMYNIPNNLAYVPCMGTGLIDKMSFFDRVYNAVDFVMKYIAYNMLLAVYGQVKYKHNIKPDLSIRDVFVDAELFLFNTDMTLHTPRPFMPNVISLGGGYQTKPVKPLQRELEDFVQSSGEDGIVVLSFGSYVVIDDEDQFRKFAMGLNKFPQKIVARYGGDKPPGYLDMDKFKLMKWIPQNDLLGHPKTKAFVYHGGLNGLYEAINYAVPIVGIPLFADQYDNVKVITDKGMGLALDIKTMTSEDLYNAVTKVMNEPRFKENAVRLSAIHRDQHMSPKDTMVYWIEYAIKHGGKHLQSQAVNLNFFQYHLIDVYVFIICVIVVAAYIISMTCSFICTRVCKRQKEKLN, translated from the exons ATGGCGTCTACACTGTGTGCCGTGAGTCTGTCTCTGATTTTTGGATTTTCGGTCACTATAGCATCTTGTAGCAAAATATTGAATGTGCCACTTGAAAGTGCACCAGGTAGCATATTTTCATTCAGCAGTAAAATATCACAGGATCTGGCAGAGAAAGGACACGACGTAACGTTACTAGTATCGAGTACCTACCATTCTGATATTCTTAAGTCCACCAACGTTTCGGGGTTTGATTTGGAAATCTATCAAAGTAACATGGATAAACTTACTGAATATACGCCAAATTTGGCTTTGAGTGATACATTTGGATGGTATAATCTAATGTTTAAAATCCTGTACCTCCTAAGTTGGGATTGTGATGAGATGTTTGCCGACAACGCAGTACTGAAACGACTAAAGGACTCGAACTTTGACCTTGTTGTTTCACATGCAGGTACACCGTGCCAAGCTCTCCTCGCCCATTATCTTGACAAGCCTTTCGTTCTGGTGTCTGGAGTCCGTGTTATTCCTGAATTCGACGCCTTTATGTACAACATCCCAAATAATTTGGCGTACGTACCATGTATGGGAACAGGTCTAATAGACAAGATGTCATTCTTTGATAGAGTGTACAATGCAGTAGATTTTGTCATgaaatacattgcatacaacaTGTTACTGGCCGTTTACGGACAAGTAAAGTATAAACATAACATCAAGCCAGATTTGAGTATTCGTGATGTATTTGTCGATGCAGAACTGTTCCTGTTTAACACCGACATGACTTTACACACTCCGAGACCCTTTATGCCGAATGTTATATCCTTAGGAGGCGGTTACCAGACAAAACCTGTAAAACCATTACAGAGG GAACTTGAAGATTTTGTTCAATCGTCTGGAGAAGACGGTATTGTTGTACTTTCTTTTGGGTCGTACGTTGTGATTGATGATGAAGATCAGTTTAGAAAATTCGCCATGGGTCTAAATAAGTTTCCTCAAAAGATAGTTGCTAGATATGGTGGTGATAAGCCTCCTGGATATTTGGACATGGACAAGTTCAAATTAATGAAATGGATACCACAGAATGATTTACTTg GACATCCCAAAACTAAAGCCTTTGTGTACCATGGTGGTCTGAATGGCCTCTACGAAGCAATTAACTATGCAGTACCCATTGTTGGAATCCCACTATTTGCAGACCAGTATGACAATGTCAAAGTAATCACCGATAAAGGAATGGGATTAGCACTTGATATAAAAACGATGACATCAGAAGACCTTTACAATGCAGTTACCAAAGTAATGAATGAACCAAG attCAAAGAGAATGCTGTTCGTCTATCTGCTATTCACAGAGATCAACATATGTCTCCTAAAGATACTATGGTTTATTGGATTGAATACGCTATCAAGCATGGGGGTAAACATCTCCAGTCTCAGGCTGTTAATTTAAACTTCTTCCAGTATCATTTGATTGACgtttatgtttttattatcTGTGTTATCGTAGTAGCTGCATACATTATCAGTATGACTTGTTCGTTTATCTGTACGAGGGTTTGCAAAAGGCAAAAGGAAAAGCTAAACTAG